A stretch of the Aminipila terrae genome encodes the following:
- the speE gene encoding polyamine aminopropyltransferase, which yields MELWYTEEHSPNTRFSIKVKKQLFSEQSPFQRVDVFEAEEFGRFLTLDGLMMVTEKDEFIYHDMIVHVPMATNPDIKNVLVIGAGDGGTVRELTRYETIEKIDMVEIDEMVVDVSRKYLQKTACSLDDKRVTLFFEDGLKFVRDKVECYDLIIVDSTDPVGPGEGLFTKEFYGNCYKALSQNGIMVNQHECPYYEAFAHSMKRAHKRISELFPIVKVYQAHIPTYPSGHWLFGFASKTLDPVKDFKKEQWESLNLTTRYYNTELHTGCFAIPNYVKTLLAEARNE from the coding sequence ATGGAATTATGGTACACAGAGGAGCACAGCCCAAATACGCGTTTTTCAATTAAAGTAAAGAAACAGCTGTTTTCAGAACAGAGTCCTTTCCAGAGAGTGGATGTATTTGAGGCAGAGGAATTTGGGCGGTTTTTAACATTAGACGGATTAATGATGGTGACAGAAAAAGATGAATTCATTTATCATGATATGATTGTACATGTGCCTATGGCAACAAATCCAGACATTAAAAATGTATTAGTAATAGGAGCCGGAGATGGAGGTACTGTCAGAGAATTAACCAGATATGAAACCATAGAAAAAATTGATATGGTAGAAATTGATGAGATGGTAGTAGATGTAAGCCGTAAGTATTTACAAAAGACGGCTTGTAGTCTGGATGATAAAAGGGTAACCTTGTTTTTTGAGGATGGATTAAAATTCGTGAGAGATAAAGTGGAATGCTACGACTTAATTATTGTAGACAGTACGGATCCGGTTGGCCCAGGAGAAGGACTTTTTACAAAGGAGTTCTATGGAAACTGCTATAAAGCATTAAGTCAGAATGGCATTATGGTAAATCAGCATGAGTGCCCTTATTATGAGGCATTTGCACATTCTATGAAGCGTGCCCACAAGAGAATAAGTGAACTTTTCCCTATAGTTAAAGTATATCAGGCACACATTCCTACTTATCCTTCCGGGCACTGGCTTTTTGGATTTGCTTCCAAAACCTTAGACCCTGTTAAGGATTTTAAGAAAGAACAATGGGAATCCTTAAACCTTACTACAAGATATTATAATACGGAACTGCACACAGGGTGTTTTGCCATTCCGAACTATGTTAAGACGTTGCTTGCGGAGGCCAGAAATGAATAA
- the speB gene encoding agmatinase, producing MNNQPYCFMACNSDYQDASVVIFGAPYDGTVSYRPGTRFAPSAIRNESFGIETYSPYLRKDLEDIKVFDAGDLEFGFGNSRKVLDEIRDMTAKIINDNKIPVMLGGEHLVTLGCIEAMISKFPDLRILHFDAHADLREEYLGEELSHACVLRRCHELTGDNRIFQFGIRSMTREEDKFAEKHIIQVKYNLEGIDDAIEKLKGKPVYVTIDLDVLDPSCFSGTGTPEPGGLFFKELMGAVHKLKDLTVVGGDINELAPHYDQSGASTVTACKILREFLLTIK from the coding sequence ATGAATAATCAGCCGTACTGCTTTATGGCATGTAACAGTGATTACCAGGATGCTTCCGTGGTTATTTTTGGAGCACCTTATGATGGCACTGTCAGTTACCGGCCAGGCACGCGTTTTGCCCCTTCTGCCATAAGAAATGAATCTTTTGGAATTGAGACTTATTCCCCCTATTTAAGAAAAGATTTAGAAGATATCAAGGTCTTTGATGCGGGAGATTTAGAGTTTGGTTTTGGAAACAGCAGGAAAGTATTGGATGAAATCCGGGATATGACGGCTAAGATTATAAATGACAATAAAATTCCTGTAATGCTGGGAGGGGAGCATTTAGTAACGTTAGGCTGTATTGAAGCAATGATTTCAAAATTCCCGGACCTGCGTATATTACATTTTGATGCACATGCAGATCTTAGGGAGGAATATTTAGGCGAAGAACTTTCTCATGCATGTGTGCTAAGACGCTGTCATGAACTTACAGGAGATAACAGAATATTTCAGTTTGGTATACGGTCTATGACCCGGGAAGAAGATAAATTTGCAGAAAAACATATCATCCAGGTTAAATACAACTTGGAAGGAATTGATGATGCCATAGAGAAATTAAAAGGCAAGCCTGTATATGTGACTATTGATTTAGACGTTCTTGATCCTTCCTGTTTTTCTGGAACAGGTACCCCTGAACCAGGTGGTTTATTTTTTAAGGAATTAATGGGAGCAGTTCATAAACTTAAGGATCTCACAGTGGTAGGTGGGGACATAAATGAACTGGCACCCCATTATGACCAAAGTGGCGCGTCCACAGTAACAGCGTGTAAAATACTACGGGAGTTTTTATTAACCATAAAATAA
- a CDS encoding M56 family metallopeptidase: protein MVNMVLGSILKTSWVVSIVILFILLLRKVMGTRISTKSRQLIWFIILLRLLFPVGPECPISLMNWIPTPDQFIQTILKQNEYTPADQFTQMQNIAPKKDAISKGNTKLFYTQNSFNQHTESQGIKAFTETEPASPLTLTLFFFWSIGCLSSLGISALSVNRFRYINKDLEIKPDLEILKELLYCKEKLQINKNISLMVLPKLNSPVLTGIYHSKVYLPANLIEQISSDERKYILMHELVHWKRKDILWSLILILALSIHWFNPLVWVAAQRIKEDWEMCCDAEVLEIIGKDKAASYGNAILQIVKFQNRQLKGALYQTAFFANKKQTRRRIIMINKFHNGMTNKMTVLALVLCIILGIATLTDAPSYAEKNTYNDSTPSKFQLYDPSYQYFDTLDQFCRYADFSFQLPNYLPTIFEVYDYRINRDDNKSYMTVNYWYNTMGGAMVKGAKEEHFQLKISKTNLLELLAPQLTEAQKQKIILL from the coding sequence ATGGTTAATATGGTTCTTGGGTCTATACTAAAAACATCATGGGTGGTTTCTATTGTCATCTTATTTATCCTATTGCTCCGTAAAGTGATGGGAACTCGGATAAGCACAAAATCCCGCCAGTTAATATGGTTCATTATATTGTTGAGATTACTTTTTCCGGTAGGCCCAGAATGCCCTATCAGTTTAATGAATTGGATTCCTACACCTGATCAGTTCATTCAAACCATTCTAAAACAAAATGAATATACACCTGCAGACCAGTTCACCCAAATGCAAAATATAGCCCCAAAAAAAGATGCAATATCAAAAGGAAATACTAAATTATTTTATACCCAAAATTCTTTTAATCAACACACGGAAAGCCAGGGAATAAAAGCATTTACTGAAACAGAACCTGCTTCCCCATTGACGCTTACGCTTTTCTTTTTTTGGAGCATAGGCTGTCTTTCCTCTTTAGGAATAAGCGCACTGTCTGTAAACAGGTTCCGATATATAAACAAAGATTTAGAAATTAAGCCAGACCTTGAAATATTAAAAGAATTACTTTATTGTAAGGAAAAATTACAGATTAACAAAAATATTTCGCTTATGGTGTTACCAAAATTAAACAGCCCCGTTTTAACAGGTATTTATCATTCTAAAGTTTATCTGCCAGCAAATCTGATTGAGCAGATTTCTTCAGATGAGCGGAAATATATTTTAATGCATGAACTTGTACATTGGAAGAGAAAAGATATCCTTTGGAGTTTAATATTAATACTGGCCCTTTCTATTCATTGGTTTAATCCTCTGGTATGGGTAGCAGCGCAAAGAATCAAAGAAGATTGGGAAATGTGCTGTGACGCCGAAGTATTGGAAATAATAGGAAAAGATAAGGCCGCCTCTTACGGCAATGCAATTTTGCAAATAGTCAAATTCCAAAATCGACAATTGAAAGGAGCTTTATATCAAACTGCTTTCTTCGCAAATAAGAAACAAACTAGAAGGAGAATTATAATGATTAATAAATTTCATAATGGAATGACCAATAAAATGACCGTCCTGGCTTTGGTGCTGTGTATCATATTGGGTATCGCTACCCTGACAGATGCACCGAGCTACGCTGAAAAAAATACATACAACGATTCTACCCCATCAAAATTTCAGCTATATGATCCCAGCTATCAGTACTTTGATACGTTGGACCAATTTTGTCGTTATGCCGATTTTTCATTTCAGCTTCCAAACTATCTGCCAACCATATTTGAAGTCTATGATTACAGAATAAATCGTGATGACAATAAATCCTATATGACTGTAAATTACTGGTATAATACAATGGGCGGTGCTATGGTGAAAGGGGCCAAGGAGGAACACTTTCAACTGAAAATATCAAAGACTAATCTTTTGGAACTTTTAGCTCCTCAATTGACAGAAGCACAAAAGCAAAAAATAATTTTATTGTGA
- a CDS encoding BlaI/MecI/CopY family transcriptional regulator produces MDLPKITDSEKEVMRLLWKRSPQTANEIIEVLSVKMNWSEQTIKTFLNRLHKKNAIRFEKDSRSYLYYPLVTEEDYYQIENKCFLERVYDGAVGMLFSHFIREEMLTDDEIEELEQLLQKKKNQSLNKKD; encoded by the coding sequence ATGGATTTACCCAAAATTACAGACTCTGAGAAAGAGGTGATGAGATTATTATGGAAGCGGAGCCCTCAAACTGCTAATGAAATTATTGAGGTTCTCTCTGTAAAAATGAACTGGTCAGAACAGACTATAAAAACATTTTTAAACCGTCTTCATAAAAAAAATGCCATTCGATTTGAAAAAGACTCCAGAAGTTATCTTTATTATCCTTTGGTCACAGAGGAAGACTATTATCAAATTGAAAATAAGTGTTTTTTAGAACGAGTCTACGATGGAGCTGTGGGCATGCTTTTCTCACACTTTATACGGGAAGAAATGCTTACAGATGACGAAATTGAAGAACTTGAACAATTATTGCAAAAGAAAAAAAATCAATCTTTAAATAAAAAAGATTAA
- a CDS encoding Na+/H+ antiporter NhaC family protein: MDSPNKTVPFGVAITNIFIILCCVGIGGALYKAPLDMSFLLAIILMGLILILVCKYKAKELLEYFFDGGRKAVDIMVLLMGIGALIGAWIVGGIVPTLIFYGLKFISPAFFLLTGFLLLCALSFFIGSAFATAGTVGVALMGIGAGMGFPPALTAGMVLSGSIFGNKLSPFADSSNLCVVATGVNLLDHIKSMCYTVIPIFVASAAVYAYLGISYNDATLDPTHVVLFMDTLQKYFVINPFLLLVPIATIVLIVKKVPPVIALLLTTIVGGIVALAVQGFNISTVASSISGGFSIQTGVANVDDLLNRGGIYSMLDVVELVFFLMGGGEILQRTGTTTAIMNKLHMIIRGKKSLIMTNLFAGLMVDGLTGSQYLSIILPGEMFKEQYKKFGVKLTVLSRTLEDSGTIFSYLLPWSNNAVAMGGILGVAITESYIYTYQLWFTPILAIICAVTGYAVWTEDNTEEPMLEEERGA, from the coding sequence ATGGATAGTCCTAATAAAACAGTACCGTTTGGTGTTGCAATAACTAATATTTTTATTATTTTATGTTGCGTGGGTATTGGTGGCGCCCTGTATAAAGCGCCTTTAGACATGTCATTTTTGCTTGCAATTATCTTAATGGGTTTAATACTCATACTAGTATGTAAGTATAAGGCTAAAGAATTACTGGAATATTTTTTTGACGGAGGGAGAAAAGCTGTTGATATAATGGTTCTTCTAATGGGAATAGGAGCTCTTATCGGGGCTTGGATTGTTGGTGGTATTGTTCCTACTTTAATCTTTTATGGTTTAAAATTTATATCCCCGGCCTTCTTCCTGCTTACGGGCTTCTTGCTTTTATGTGCACTTTCTTTCTTTATTGGCAGCGCCTTTGCCACAGCAGGTACCGTGGGTGTGGCACTTATGGGGATTGGTGCTGGTATGGGCTTTCCTCCTGCATTAACTGCAGGAATGGTTCTTTCTGGGTCAATATTTGGTAATAAGCTATCTCCTTTTGCCGATTCATCAAATCTATGTGTTGTGGCTACAGGGGTAAACCTTTTAGATCATATAAAATCCATGTGCTATACAGTCATACCGATTTTTGTTGCAAGTGCCGCTGTTTATGCTTATTTAGGCATAAGTTATAATGATGCTACTCTTGACCCTACCCACGTTGTTCTGTTTATGGATACCTTACAAAAATACTTTGTAATCAATCCATTTTTACTGCTGGTTCCAATCGCCACGATTGTTTTAATTGTAAAAAAAGTCCCACCAGTTATTGCACTTCTCCTAACAACAATTGTCGGTGGAATTGTAGCTTTAGCAGTCCAAGGTTTTAATATCAGTACCGTAGCTTCATCTATATCTGGGGGTTTTAGTATCCAAACAGGAGTAGCTAATGTTGATGATTTACTAAACCGAGGTGGTATTTATAGCATGCTTGATGTTGTTGAACTTGTATTTTTCCTTATGGGAGGAGGAGAAATTCTCCAGCGCACTGGAACAACTACGGCTATAATGAATAAGCTGCACATGATTATTCGAGGTAAAAAAAGTTTAATTATGACGAATCTTTTTGCGGGATTGATGGTTGATGGTCTGACTGGAAGTCAATATTTATCTATTATACTCCCTGGGGAAATGTTTAAAGAGCAATACAAAAAATTTGGAGTAAAACTTACTGTTTTGTCCAGAACTCTGGAGGATTCAGGAACTATTTTTTCTTATTTACTTCCGTGGAGCAATAATGCTGTTGCTATGGGCGGTATACTTGGCGTTGCAATTACAGAATCATACATATATACCTATCAATTATGGTTTACGCCAATACTTGCTATTATCTGTGCAGTAACTGGTTATGCAGTTTGGACTGAAGATAATACGGAAGAACCGATGCTCGAAGAAGAGAGAGGTGCTTGA
- a CDS encoding sigma-54 interaction domain-containing protein — protein MAINPKDIFKYVDSMMFVDKNYNIIYTTRFNPHFGSRFGFNENEYTAYNNKRYFELYPNLDHDESAMVQVLQYGKTVIREGQTFSDMTGKVYTTNNITFPIIRFGKVIGAIELSQDITSVGDLECPNKTLPRTYSSQPNKTTSDDISFDSIITKSTGMLEQIRKAKIYAFEDNPTLIYGETGTGKELFVKAMVNSNKTRKGKYIAQNCAAIPETLFDSILFGSVKGAFTGAENRVGLFEMADGGILFLDELNSMPVHLQPKLLRVLQDGKVRPVGSVSEKSVNVKVIAAMNKNPMQLIKDNLLREDLFYRLSSNVIYLTPLRERTEDISLYINYFLNHFNSKCHNHVFKLSPNLRKVLQKYHWPGNVRELRHVIESMVNVSEEATLTTKNLPAYLMELINMGENSIDSMVGLETPAHFGTPLKETLEKVEREHIINALSLSNGNVSRAAEMLCMPRQTLKFRIDKLGIENYK, from the coding sequence ATGGCTATTAATCCGAAAGATATCTTCAAATATGTTGACTCAATGATGTTCGTTGATAAGAATTATAATATTATTTATACTACCAGATTCAATCCCCATTTTGGCAGTCGCTTCGGATTCAATGAAAATGAGTATACGGCATATAACAACAAACGGTATTTTGAACTGTACCCTAACCTTGACCACGACGAAAGCGCTATGGTTCAAGTACTTCAATATGGTAAAACCGTTATTCGTGAAGGTCAGACCTTTAGCGATATGACAGGAAAAGTATATACTACAAATAATATTACCTTTCCTATCATACGGTTTGGAAAAGTTATCGGTGCAATTGAACTTTCACAGGATATCACTTCTGTAGGTGACTTGGAGTGTCCTAATAAAACCTTACCTCGAACTTATTCCAGTCAGCCTAATAAAACAACAAGTGATGATATCAGCTTTGATAGTATAATCACAAAGAGCACCGGCATGCTGGAACAAATACGCAAAGCTAAAATATATGCATTTGAAGATAACCCAACATTAATATATGGAGAAACAGGAACGGGTAAGGAGCTGTTTGTTAAAGCAATGGTTAATAGCAACAAAACTCGTAAAGGGAAGTATATTGCCCAAAATTGTGCAGCTATACCAGAAACGTTGTTTGACTCCATTCTCTTTGGGTCTGTGAAAGGGGCCTTTACAGGGGCCGAAAACAGAGTGGGCTTGTTTGAGATGGCTGATGGAGGAATACTATTTCTCGACGAACTTAATTCAATGCCTGTACATCTACAACCAAAACTGCTTAGGGTACTACAGGATGGAAAAGTCAGACCTGTTGGCAGCGTCTCCGAGAAGAGTGTAAATGTAAAAGTCATTGCTGCTATGAACAAAAATCCCATGCAGTTAATCAAAGATAATCTATTAAGGGAAGATCTGTTTTACCGCTTAAGCAGTAATGTAATTTATCTGACTCCTCTACGAGAGAGAACCGAAGACATCTCTTTATATATCAATTATTTTTTAAATCACTTTAATAGTAAATGTCATAATCATGTTTTTAAACTATCTCCTAACTTAAGAAAAGTCCTTCAAAAGTATCATTGGCCGGGTAATGTCAGAGAATTACGGCATGTAATTGAATCTATGGTGAATGTCTCAGAAGAAGCAACTTTGACCACCAAAAATCTTCCAGCCTATTTAATGGAACTAATTAATATGGGAGAAAATAGCATAGATAGTATGGTTGGCCTGGAGACACCGGCTCACTTTGGAACTCCATTGAAGGAGACCTTGGAAAAGGTAGAAAGAGAACATATCATCAATGCCCTGAGTTTATCCAATGGTAATGTTTCCCGTGCAGCAGAGATGCTTTGTATGCCCCGTCAGACTTTAAAATTCAGAATTGATAAGCTGGGTATAGAGAATTATAAGTAG
- a CDS encoding alanine dehydrogenase, whose amino-acid sequence MIIGVPKEIKPNEYRVAATPAGVQTLTSRGHIVLVEKDAGIGSNMQNEEYEKAGAKIVSKDELFSQSEMIYKVKEFFPEEYKYLRENLIVFTYIHSNAHPEETDAFLNSKVIGISYEDIEEGKGNFPLLSPMSEFAGKGGFLAACHFSQKVHGGKGILLARIPGVQTPQITIIGAGAAGMGAAELAASFGNKVVILDIDLEKLKKAKEVLPSNIELLYSDQTNLLNALTNSDVIINCILWPKWRKDHLIDRKMLKLMKTNSLIVDVSCDDNGAIETCHSTSHDNPVYSEEGIMHYCVDNIPSAFSQAASVSLCNHSLPFTLEIADKGYETALKENPVLRKGLCFYTGSLTLKETALKQNRPYKTPEEVLGI is encoded by the coding sequence ATGATTATTGGAGTACCAAAGGAAATTAAACCCAACGAATACAGAGTTGCAGCAACTCCTGCTGGTGTTCAGACTTTAACCAGCCGTGGCCATATTGTGCTGGTTGAAAAAGATGCAGGTATAGGCAGCAATATGCAAAATGAAGAATATGAAAAAGCCGGCGCAAAAATTGTATCAAAAGATGAATTGTTCTCCCAATCTGAAATGATTTACAAGGTAAAAGAATTCTTTCCAGAAGAGTATAAGTATTTGAGGGAAAACCTTATTGTTTTTACCTATATCCATTCTAATGCTCATCCAGAAGAGACAGATGCATTTTTAAATTCAAAAGTTATTGGCATTTCTTATGAAGACATTGAAGAAGGAAAAGGGAATTTTCCTCTTTTAAGCCCTATGAGTGAATTTGCAGGAAAGGGAGGTTTCTTAGCTGCCTGCCATTTTTCTCAAAAAGTTCATGGAGGAAAAGGTATTCTGCTAGCCAGAATCCCTGGTGTGCAAACACCACAGATAACTATAATTGGAGCAGGTGCTGCAGGAATGGGAGCAGCAGAACTTGCAGCTTCTTTCGGTAATAAAGTTGTAATTTTAGATATTGATCTTGAGAAGCTTAAGAAGGCAAAAGAAGTTCTTCCTTCTAATATTGAACTTTTATACTCTGACCAGACAAATTTACTAAATGCTTTAACAAACTCTGATGTAATAATAAATTGCATTCTCTGGCCAAAATGGAGAAAAGATCATTTAATTGATAGGAAAATGTTAAAACTTATGAAAACTAATTCTTTAATTGTAGACGTATCCTGTGATGACAATGGAGCAATTGAAACCTGCCATTCCACATCCCATGATAATCCGGTTTATTCTGAAGAAGGTATCATGCATTATTGTGTTGACAATATTCCTTCTGCATTTTCCCAGGCGGCAAGTGTTTCTCTCTGCAATCATTCCCTACCTTTCACCCTTGAAATTGCAGATAAAGGCTATGAAACTGCTTTAAAGGAAAATCCAGTACTACGAAAAGGACTATGCTTTTATACGGGTTCACTAACATTGAAAGAAACCGCTTTAAAGCAAAACAGGCCATACAAGACACCTGAAGAAGTATTAGGAATCTAA
- a CDS encoding class I SAM-dependent methyltransferase has translation MEDTINSKDYWNIRFKGDWQEAEGVEQTEFFGNIICEFLPQWLTEQIKENHFNICDMGCALGGAVKIISEQLKCKVQGYDFSEEAIKIARELYPDYEFNVLDLNYIPEEFKCDISICSNVLEHFEDPWNIVNNLMKVTNKYVILLCPYQEKLEVDEHVYYFSDEVIPVRISGYNLVHKSVIDAEAKTPTYYPGMEILLIYARMVQLRNV, from the coding sequence TTGGAGGATACCATAAATTCCAAGGATTACTGGAATATAAGATTTAAAGGGGACTGGCAGGAAGCTGAAGGCGTAGAGCAAACGGAATTCTTTGGTAATATAATCTGCGAATTTCTGCCTCAGTGGCTGACCGAACAAATTAAAGAAAATCATTTTAATATTTGTGATATGGGCTGTGCTTTAGGCGGAGCTGTGAAAATTATATCAGAGCAGTTAAAATGCAAAGTCCAGGGATACGATTTCTCGGAAGAAGCTATTAAAATAGCCAGGGAACTTTACCCGGATTATGAATTTAATGTTCTGGATTTAAATTACATACCAGAAGAATTTAAATGTGACATATCAATTTGTTCAAATGTCCTTGAGCATTTTGAAGACCCTTGGAACATTGTAAATAATCTAATGAAAGTTACAAATAAATATGTAATTCTGCTGTGTCCATATCAGGAGAAGCTGGAAGTAGATGAACATGTCTACTATTTTTCTGATGAGGTTATTCCTGTTCGTATAAGTGGATATAATCTTGTTCATAAAAGTGTGATAGATGCAGAGGCTAAAACCCCCACTTATTATCCTGGCATGGAAATTCTATTAATCTATGCCAGAATGGTACAGTTAAGGAATGTATAA
- a CDS encoding sigma-54 interaction domain-containing protein translates to MNAKQYEKIIQELANIIDEGIHIVNVEGKSIIYNQAMANLEKTNREDVIGKPFRVVFSHIPEGESTLLRALRQAEPTLNKQQTYLNRYGKEITTVNTTIPIIDDSGKVVAALEIAKDITDFKAMSNTILELQREAIPEHKVTIPKIRKYSFKDIIGQNRRLKHQLDIAARASKTDAAVFIYGETGTGKELMAQSIHFNSARRSKPFLAQNCAALPESLLEGILFGTARGGFTGAVDRAGLFEQANGGTLLLDEISAMPYELQSKLLRVLQEDYIRRVGGSRDIPIDVRIIATVNETPEKLINSGLLRKDLYYRLNIINISIPSLRERKDDIPILVEHFLEKHNKRFQKEVWMLSEGALEKLENYDYPGNVRELENLIMSAVSLSDREHVLTEKYLQMPKEVEIANVEADYDPELMSIDQYLEFLEINIIKEKMADFGGNISKTAEVLGIKRQTLQHKIKKYQI, encoded by the coding sequence ATGAACGCAAAGCAATATGAAAAGATTATACAGGAGCTTGCCAATATTATTGACGAGGGCATTCATATAGTAAACGTGGAAGGTAAGAGTATCATTTATAATCAGGCTATGGCTAACCTTGAAAAAACCAACAGAGAAGATGTTATAGGTAAACCTTTCAGGGTTGTTTTCTCTCATATACCTGAAGGAGAAAGTACTCTGTTAAGGGCTCTGAGGCAGGCTGAACCTACATTAAATAAGCAGCAGACCTATTTAAACCGTTATGGAAAGGAAATAACTACGGTAAATACTACTATTCCCATTATAGATGACTCTGGAAAAGTTGTAGCGGCCCTTGAGATAGCCAAGGATATAACTGACTTTAAAGCCATGTCCAATACAATCTTAGAGCTTCAAAGAGAAGCCATTCCAGAACATAAAGTTACTATTCCTAAAATAAGAAAATATAGTTTTAAAGATATAATCGGGCAAAACAGACGATTAAAACATCAGCTTGATATTGCTGCAAGGGCCTCTAAAACAGATGCGGCAGTTTTTATATATGGAGAAACGGGTACTGGTAAAGAGTTAATGGCACAAAGCATTCATTTTAACAGTGCCAGAAGGAGTAAACCTTTTCTTGCACAAAACTGTGCAGCATTACCGGAAAGTTTACTGGAGGGAATTCTTTTTGGTACTGCCAGAGGTGGATTTACGGGGGCCGTAGATCGTGCAGGGCTTTTTGAGCAGGCCAATGGGGGAACACTTCTTTTGGATGAGATAAGTGCCATGCCTTATGAGTTGCAAAGTAAATTACTGCGTGTACTTCAGGAGGATTACATAAGGCGTGTAGGGGGAAGCCGGGATATTCCTATTGATGTAAGAATTATTGCTACCGTAAATGAAACCCCGGAAAAACTTATAAACAGTGGACTTTTGCGAAAGGATTTGTATTATAGGTTAAACATTATAAATATAAGCATTCCATCTCTCAGGGAGCGCAAAGATGATATCCCTATACTGGTTGAGCATTTCCTTGAAAAGCATAATAAAAGATTCCAGAAGGAAGTGTGGATGCTATCAGAAGGGGCTCTGGAGAAACTTGAAAATTATGATTATCCCGGTAATGTGAGAGAGCTGGAAAATTTGATAATGTCTGCAGTATCCTTGTCAGACAGAGAACATGTGCTTACAGAAAAATACCTTCAGATGCCTAAAGAGGTTGAAATTGCTAATGTCGAGGCGGATTATGATCCTGAACTGATGAGCATAGATCAATACCTGGAATTCTTAGAAATAAATATTATAAAGGAAAAGATGGCAGATTTCGGAGGTAATATTTCGAAAACCGCTGAAGTGTTAGGAATTAAAAGGCAGACTTTGCAGCATAAAATAAAAAAGTATCAGATTTAA
- the ord gene encoding 2,4-diaminopentanoate dehydrogenase translates to MKNVKVILWGLGAMGGGIGKMLTKKEGVDIVGAIDIGAKLGKSLYDVVPGIERGNREDVIVGTAEDVIKPGAADIVVVCTDSFTSKVYDKLVFVMERGMNVITSAEEMAFPQAQEPELAAKLDEIAKKNGVTVLGTGINPGLIMDLLVILWTGACETVDHIVSRRVNSLSPFGPAVMEEQGIGMEVEEFNKKKADGTMAGHVGFAESVGMITTALGWKLDKFEQDMEPIVTDVDRKSPYGFAKAGQVAGVAMKGWGYVDGEMKIEMDHPQQIEPEQVGVHTGDYVEIKGIPPVNMCNTPEIEGGIGTMAMILNTIPHVINARPGLKTMIDIPVPRAIMGDMRDQICEECKIVK, encoded by the coding sequence ATGAAAAATGTAAAAGTAATTCTCTGGGGTCTTGGAGCTATGGGCGGCGGTATCGGAAAGATGCTGACTAAGAAAGAAGGCGTTGATATTGTTGGTGCAATTGATATCGGAGCAAAATTAGGAAAGAGCCTGTATGATGTTGTTCCTGGCATTGAAAGAGGAAACAGAGAAGATGTTATCGTTGGTACAGCAGAAGATGTAATTAAGCCAGGTGCTGCTGACATCGTAGTTGTATGCACAGATTCTTTTACAAGCAAAGTATATGACAAATTAGTGTTTGTTATGGAAAGAGGAATGAACGTTATTACTTCCGCAGAAGAAATGGCATTCCCTCAGGCACAGGAACCAGAACTTGCAGCAAAATTAGATGAAATTGCTAAGAAAAATGGCGTAACAGTACTTGGAACAGGAATCAATCCTGGTCTTATCATGGACTTATTGGTAATTTTATGGACAGGTGCTTGCGAAACAGTTGATCATATTGTATCAAGAAGAGTTAACAGCTTATCTCCATTCGGACCTGCTGTAATGGAAGAACAGGGTATCGGTATGGAAGTTGAAGAATTCAACAAGAAAAAGGCAGACGGAACAATGGCAGGACACGTTGGATTTGCTGAATCAGTAGGAATGATTACAACTGCATTAGGTTGGAAGCTTGATAAGTTTGAGCAGGATATGGAACCAATCGTAACAGATGTAGACAGAAAATCACCTTATGGCTTTGCTAAAGCAGGTCAGGTTGCCGGCGTAGCAATGAAGGGCTGGGGATATGTTGATGGAGAAATGAAGATTGAAATGGATCACCCACAACAGATTGAACCAGAACAGGTTGGCGTACATACAGGTGACTATGTAGAAATCAAAGGTATTCCACCAGTAAATATGTGCAATACTCCTGAAATTGAAGGCGGAATCGGAACAATGGCTATGATTCTTAACACAATTCCACACGTGATTAATGCAAGACCAGGCCTAAAAACTATGATTGATATTCCAGTACCTAGAGCAATCATGGGAGATATGAGAGACCAGATTTGCGAAGAATGCAAAATTGTAAAATAA